In Pseudomonas alcaliphila JAB1, a single window of DNA contains:
- a CDS encoding response regulator transcription factor — translation MSDKIKVGIVDDHPLLRQGVAATLSRVEDFEVVEQGGCADEAREISARCQPDVLLMDVNMPGDTFAAVRAINKAQPKVKVLMLTVSESEDDAYSALEGGAQGYVLKGVSGPELIQAIRTVAKGETFITPALATRLLSNFRKHQTEQRGVDLTHREEQIIREVANGLTNREVAAKLGLSEKTVKYYMTNVMQKLHARNRVEAVAAVRRYWESHKTWTVGIGAP, via the coding sequence ATGAGTGACAAGATCAAGGTAGGCATAGTCGACGACCATCCGCTGCTACGGCAGGGGGTCGCCGCGACCCTTAGCCGGGTCGAGGACTTCGAGGTGGTGGAGCAGGGCGGTTGCGCCGACGAGGCGCGGGAAATTTCCGCGCGCTGTCAGCCCGATGTGCTGCTGATGGATGTCAACATGCCGGGTGATACCTTCGCTGCGGTACGCGCCATCAACAAGGCGCAGCCAAAGGTCAAGGTGTTGATGCTGACGGTGTCGGAGTCCGAGGACGACGCCTATTCGGCCCTGGAGGGCGGCGCCCAGGGCTACGTGCTAAAGGGGGTCAGTGGTCCTGAGCTGATTCAGGCGATTCGCACCGTGGCCAAGGGTGAAACCTTTATCACCCCGGCGCTGGCGACGCGCCTGCTGAGCAACTTCCGCAAGCACCAGACCGAGCAGCGCGGGGTAGACCTCACCCACCGCGAAGAACAGATCATCCGCGAGGTCGCCAACGGTCTGACCAATCGTGAGGTGGCGGCCAAGCTGGGTTTGAGCGAGAAGACGGTGAAGTACTACATGACCAACGTGATGCAGAAGCTGCATGCGCGCAATCGTGTCGAGGCGGTGGCGGCAGTGCGCCGCTATTGGGAAAGCCACAAGACCTGGACTGTAGGCATCGGTGCGCCGTGA
- a CDS encoding ATP-binding protein gives MTIDAKVESISTTLVENGDGTLVEPTSSGWRRLGSANRSVQFVLAAALILGVSMTFVGSLVSQQIRLAAAQSAGEGAAIYMEAYLDEYVQELANARSLKPESVQAIDALVSQTSLNSHIVSVKIWLPDGSNVYSSSKRPVFYYHPAGPIAAAMQGEVVTRLSPLDHDEHAYERSFNQPLYETYVPLREFGSGRIIAIGEFYEMEHEIDSIHLQVWAIIAAATLAMLLLLFLIVRRGDRIIDRQQAILRQQMREQEALHQQNAALQQRVNTASREFATINELTHRRLGADLHDGPAQLLTLILLRLDELAALSTSTTSEPLETIRNAAQESLREIRGISRGLALPEINELNLDELLKLVVQRHEQRSETKVQLDLGELPEALSLSYKICVYRLVQEALNNAFHHAGGQGQQVSAECRQGVLEVQVADTGAGIDKGLQAATGLHRSRLGLVGMRYRVESLGGTFELESAPGQGTRVTARFDLHDDENCQ, from the coding sequence ATGACCATAGATGCAAAGGTCGAATCCATTTCAACGACCTTGGTCGAGAATGGTGATGGGACTTTGGTCGAACCCACTTCATCCGGCTGGCGTCGCCTGGGGTCGGCGAACCGTTCGGTGCAGTTCGTTCTCGCTGCTGCACTGATTCTCGGCGTAAGCATGACCTTCGTCGGCAGCCTGGTCAGCCAGCAAATCAGGCTGGCCGCAGCGCAGAGTGCGGGAGAAGGCGCGGCCATCTATATGGAGGCCTATCTCGACGAGTACGTGCAGGAACTGGCCAACGCGCGCAGCCTGAAACCCGAGAGCGTGCAGGCCATCGACGCGTTGGTGAGCCAGACCTCGCTCAACAGCCATATCGTCTCGGTCAAAATCTGGCTACCCGACGGCAGCAACGTCTACAGCAGCAGCAAGCGGCCGGTCTTCTACTATCACCCGGCCGGCCCCATCGCCGCCGCCATGCAGGGCGAGGTGGTCACCCGCCTGAGCCCGCTGGATCACGACGAACACGCCTACGAGCGCAGCTTCAACCAGCCGCTGTACGAAACCTATGTGCCGCTGCGCGAGTTCGGTAGCGGACGGATCATCGCCATCGGTGAGTTCTACGAGATGGAGCACGAGATCGACAGCATCCATCTGCAGGTCTGGGCAATCATCGCCGCCGCTACCCTGGCCATGCTCCTGCTGCTATTTCTCATCGTCCGCCGCGGCGACCGCATCATCGACCGCCAGCAGGCGATCCTACGCCAGCAGATGCGCGAGCAGGAGGCCTTGCACCAGCAGAACGCCGCGCTACAGCAGCGCGTCAATACCGCCAGCCGCGAGTTCGCCACCATCAACGAGCTGACCCACAGACGTCTGGGCGCCGACCTGCACGATGGTCCGGCGCAGCTCCTGACCCTGATCCTGCTGCGCCTGGATGAACTGGCGGCATTGTCGACAAGCACGACCAGCGAGCCATTGGAGACCATCCGCAACGCCGCCCAGGAAAGCCTGCGCGAGATTCGCGGTATTTCCCGTGGCCTGGCCCTGCCGGAAATCAACGAACTGAATCTGGATGAGCTGCTCAAACTGGTGGTGCAACGCCATGAGCAACGCAGCGAAACCAAGGTGCAGCTAGATCTCGGCGAGTTACCCGAGGCGCTGAGTCTGTCCTACAAGATCTGCGTCTACCGGCTGGTACAGGAGGCGTTGAACAACGCCTTCCACCATGCCGGCGGCCAGGGACAGCAGGTCAGTGCCGAGTGCCGGCAGGGCGTACTGGAAGTACAGGTGGCGGACACCGGCGCCGGCATCGATAAGGGTCTTCAGGCCGCGACAGGGTTACATCGCTCGCGCCTGGGACTGGTGGGCATGCGCTATCGGGTGGAGTCTCTGGGCGGGACGTTCGAGCTCGAATCGGCCCCCGGGCAAGGTACCCGGGTCACGGCCAGATTCGATTTACACGATGACGAAAACTGCCAGTAG
- a CDS encoding peroxidase family protein: MAVKTTQSDLEFILQQIKIAEAHAGGASLYDLVGNPLLPYGLRTVDGTYNNLVPGQQHYGSADQTMPRLLEPEFRDAENGIDGPGAPPGFPGSGTQTSYEQTSGYVVDSQPRVISNLIVDQSLNNPAAVMAALEYAGSSDVFGDAQLVANALAALKTAEAAALGNSALVEASAALLAASAAAVQAAAEAAAQAQAQADAEALAHSEALALVATAQANEQAAQLALLDAFANGGDVNAALAVYAAAVAATDDAEQDAALVGELAAASAAAAETAQADAQAAAAQLVSDTATHELVLAEVAETSAEVAVAQAALDGLLDDLGIVMDNGSVLVPNVSPDEGLSAPFNAWMSLFGQFFDHGLDLVNKGGSGTVYIPLQPDDPLYVEGSHSNFMVLTRATNQPGPDGILGTADDVREHVNQTTPFVDQNQTYTSHASHQVFLREYAMVDGKPVATGHMLDGPNGGLATWADIKAQAREMLGIDLTDADVTNVPLLATDQYGQFIRGENGFAMLIMPGNPPVQVEGDPDNPISTQGAVRTGHAFLDDIAHNAVPVIVNGQLVADNDSEVGNDVAVNLMTGRKLEYDNELLDAHYITGDGRGNENIGLTAVHHVFHSEHNRLVEANKQTILASGDLAFINEWLLVQVDQVPESADGLIWNGERLFQAARFVNEMQYQHLVFEEFVRKIQPFTDIFMVQPDIEIDAAIVAEFAHVVYRFGHSMLNETVDRLSFDMQSSDIGLIEAFLNPVEFGSADADVMAGSIIRGMTRQTGNEIDEFVTGALRNNLVGLPLDLAAINIARGRDTGVPSLNSAREQFFAATGDSNLKPYVSWVDFALNIKNPASIINFIAAYGQHESILAADTAEAKRAAATLLVMGGSGSPSDRTDFLNSSGTWADRESGLNLVDFWIGGLAERKMPFGGMLGSTFNFVFEIQMEKLQDGDRFYYLSRTQGLDLLGALEANSFASLVMANTDLGQPGSSHLPGDLFASVDHILELNQALQIGADPVWGNPIMQALTPMVERGEGYLRYNGEAHVVLGGTEGNDTLIGGIGDDTLWGDGGNDRLEGGYGNDIIQGGDGDDIITDIGGDDIIKAGAGNDVIHGGNGLDLIFAGDGHDFVIGGTDGKEILGGTGNDFIHGGDGIDALFGGSGDDWVEGGGRFDYIAGDNGDIFFESPILGHDVLNGGQGDTDYDADSGDDIMFAGAGIQKNIGMWGFDWVIHKDSTVSAYSDLNQLVFDTEPLKVLRDRFSDVEALSGWDRDDVLRGDDRGNDPDAGEEEQLNANNALSQAGVDRINGLREMLGSLLEAAPEEGDLEAVIAFNAGNILLGGGGSDVIEGRGGDDYIDGAHWLNVRISIRDDAGNEIGTADGMTKVITGKSGILANTADSLTLDQAMFSRLLNPGQLHIVREILYSKDENDIDTAVYFGLADEYDIFENFDGTWTVSHTRFAGGGGTVTTFDPLDPDGLNTTRKIVSDGTDTLRNIDRVQFADQVVWLIDRPAEGTVLISNMAPAEDDMLLAAATVSDPNGTEFAVLSYAWQALVAGEWVQVGTGQSFTPGDAEVGLALRVVVSFNDDMGNPESLVSAVTAPVLNVNDAPTGLPQLNNASPSVGQVLIASTAMIADADGLVGVTFAYQWQVGSGNSFSNIVGATAQSFTLTAAQAGQQVRVQVSYTDNRGTFEVLTSAATAVIASAVIMGTNAANTLNGTALDDHILGLGGNDVLNGLAGNDILDGGAGNDTLDGGLGADVMLGGLGNDIYIVDNVGDQVIEAAGGGTDTVRTTLQEYGLGANVEHLTFIGTGNFTGYGNELANTITGGAGNDVLDGGAGADRLVGGAGNDSYYVDNPGDVVVEAAGAGVDTVYSTSASFTLGANVENYVHLGAGAANASGNGLANQMTGGAAADTLRGLGGDDVLSGLGGNDTLYGGAGADSLLGGEGADTLFGEGGNDILDGGDGDDILDGGAGNDTMIGGAGNDTLYVSQGNDILVFGPNFGNDIIIGFDANPAGGQDLLNIAAFNLTAATFASRVSIADAGSDVLVTVGGADGGSIRLVGVTDHTSVTIADFQLV, translated from the coding sequence ATGGCTGTCAAGACAACCCAATCCGATCTGGAATTCATCCTCCAGCAAATCAAGATCGCCGAAGCCCACGCCGGTGGCGCCTCGCTCTACGACCTGGTCGGCAACCCGCTGCTGCCCTATGGTCTGCGCACGGTCGACGGCACCTACAACAACCTGGTGCCTGGCCAGCAGCACTACGGCTCGGCCGACCAGACCATGCCGCGCCTGCTGGAGCCGGAGTTCCGCGACGCGGAAAACGGCATCGACGGCCCCGGCGCGCCCCCCGGCTTCCCCGGTTCGGGCACCCAGACCAGCTATGAACAAACCAGCGGCTATGTGGTGGATTCGCAGCCGCGGGTGATCAGCAACCTGATCGTCGATCAGAGCCTGAACAACCCGGCGGCGGTGATGGCCGCGCTGGAGTACGCCGGCTCCAGCGACGTCTTCGGCGATGCGCAGCTGGTGGCCAACGCCCTGGCCGCGCTGAAAACCGCCGAGGCGGCGGCGCTGGGCAATAGCGCGCTGGTCGAGGCCAGCGCCGCGCTGCTGGCCGCCTCTGCCGCTGCGGTCCAGGCTGCAGCCGAAGCGGCGGCGCAGGCGCAGGCGCAGGCCGATGCCGAAGCCCTGGCGCACAGCGAGGCGCTGGCGCTGGTGGCTACAGCGCAGGCCAACGAGCAAGCGGCGCAATTGGCGCTGCTGGATGCCTTTGCCAACGGTGGCGACGTCAATGCGGCGCTGGCGGTCTATGCCGCCGCGGTGGCCGCCACCGATGACGCCGAGCAGGATGCCGCATTGGTTGGCGAACTCGCTGCGGCTTCGGCTGCCGCCGCAGAAACCGCCCAAGCCGACGCTCAGGCCGCGGCTGCACAGCTGGTCAGCGATACGGCCACCCACGAACTGGTGCTGGCCGAGGTTGCCGAAACCAGCGCCGAGGTCGCGGTTGCCCAGGCCGCGCTGGATGGGCTGTTGGACGATCTGGGCATCGTCATGGACAACGGCAGCGTGCTGGTGCCCAACGTCTCGCCGGACGAAGGCCTGAGCGCGCCTTTCAACGCCTGGATGAGCCTGTTCGGCCAGTTCTTCGACCATGGCCTGGATCTGGTCAACAAGGGCGGCAGCGGCACCGTGTATATCCCGCTGCAGCCGGACGACCCGCTGTACGTCGAGGGCTCGCACAGCAACTTCATGGTGCTCACCCGCGCCACCAACCAGCCGGGGCCGGATGGCATCCTCGGCACGGCCGACGACGTGCGCGAGCATGTCAACCAGACCACCCCCTTCGTCGACCAGAACCAGACCTACACCTCGCACGCCTCGCACCAGGTGTTCCTGCGCGAGTACGCGATGGTCGACGGCAAGCCGGTGGCCACCGGGCATATGCTCGACGGGCCCAACGGCGGCCTGGCCACCTGGGCCGACATTAAGGCGCAGGCGCGCGAGATGCTCGGCATCGACCTCACCGATGCCGATGTGACCAACGTGCCGCTGCTGGCCACCGACCAATACGGTCAGTTCATCCGTGGCGAGAACGGTTTCGCCATGTTGATCATGCCCGGCAACCCGCCAGTGCAGGTGGAGGGCGATCCGGACAATCCCATCAGCACCCAGGGGGCCGTGCGCACCGGCCATGCCTTCCTCGACGATATCGCCCATAACGCGGTACCGGTGATAGTCAACGGCCAACTGGTGGCCGATAACGACAGCGAGGTGGGCAATGACGTAGCGGTCAACCTCATGACCGGACGCAAACTCGAATACGACAACGAACTGCTCGACGCCCACTACATCACCGGCGACGGCCGCGGCAACGAGAATATCGGCCTGACCGCGGTGCACCATGTGTTCCACTCCGAGCACAACCGACTGGTCGAGGCCAACAAGCAGACCATTCTCGCCAGCGGCGATCTGGCCTTTATCAACGAGTGGCTGCTGGTGCAGGTCGACCAGGTGCCGGAGAGTGCCGACGGGCTGATCTGGAATGGCGAGCGCTTGTTCCAGGCCGCGCGCTTCGTCAACGAGATGCAGTACCAGCACCTGGTGTTCGAGGAGTTCGTGCGCAAGATCCAGCCGTTCACCGATATCTTCATGGTGCAGCCGGATATTGAGATCGATGCGGCCATCGTCGCCGAGTTCGCCCACGTGGTGTACCGCTTCGGCCACTCCATGCTCAACGAAACGGTGGATCGGTTGAGCTTCGACATGCAGTCCAGCGACATCGGCCTGATCGAGGCCTTCCTCAATCCGGTCGAGTTCGGCAGCGCCGATGCCGATGTCATGGCCGGCTCGATCATCCGCGGCATGACCCGGCAAACCGGTAACGAGATCGACGAGTTCGTCACCGGCGCCTTGCGCAACAACCTGGTGGGGCTGCCCCTGGACCTGGCGGCGATCAATATCGCCCGCGGCCGCGACACCGGCGTGCCGTCGCTCAACAGCGCGCGCGAGCAGTTCTTCGCCGCCACCGGCGACAGCAACCTCAAGCCCTACGTCAGTTGGGTCGATTTCGCGCTGAACATCAAGAACCCGGCATCGATCATCAACTTCATCGCCGCCTACGGCCAACACGAGAGTATCCTCGCGGCCGATACCGCCGAGGCCAAGCGCGCCGCCGCCACCCTGCTGGTGATGGGCGGTAGCGGCAGCCCGAGCGATCGCACCGACTTCCTCAACAGCAGCGGAACCTGGGCCGACCGGGAATCCGGCCTGAACTTGGTGGACTTCTGGATCGGCGGGCTGGCCGAGCGCAAGATGCCGTTCGGCGGCATGCTCGGCTCGACCTTCAACTTCGTCTTTGAAATACAGATGGAAAAACTGCAGGACGGCGACCGCTTCTACTACCTGTCGCGTACCCAGGGGCTCGACCTGTTGGGGGCGCTGGAGGCCAACTCCTTCGCCTCGCTGGTGATGGCCAATACCGACCTTGGTCAGCCGGGCTCCTCGCACCTGCCGGGGGATCTGTTCGCCTCGGTAGACCATATCCTCGAGCTGAACCAGGCGCTGCAGATCGGCGCCGACCCGGTCTGGGGCAATCCCATCATGCAGGCGCTGACGCCCATGGTGGAACGTGGCGAAGGTTATTTGCGCTACAACGGTGAAGCCCATGTGGTGCTGGGTGGCACCGAAGGCAACGACACCCTGATCGGCGGCATCGGCGACGACACCCTGTGGGGCGACGGCGGCAACGACCGTCTGGAGGGTGGCTACGGCAACGACATCATCCAGGGCGGTGACGGCGACGACATCATCACCGACATCGGCGGCGACGACATCATCAAGGCCGGCGCCGGCAACGACGTGATCCATGGCGGCAACGGCCTCGATCTGATATTCGCTGGCGACGGCCATGACTTCGTCATCGGCGGCACCGACGGCAAGGAGATCCTGGGCGGCACGGGTAACGATTTCATCCACGGTGGCGACGGTATCGACGCGCTGTTCGGCGGTTCCGGCGACGACTGGGTGGAAGGCGGCGGACGTTTCGACTACATCGCTGGCGACAACGGCGACATCTTCTTCGAGAGCCCGATCCTCGGCCACGACGTGCTCAACGGTGGCCAGGGCGACACCGACTACGACGCCGACTCCGGCGACGACATCATGTTCGCCGGTGCGGGTATCCAAAAGAACATCGGCATGTGGGGCTTCGACTGGGTGATCCACAAGGACAGCACGGTGTCAGCCTACTCGGATCTCAACCAACTGGTGTTCGATACCGAGCCGCTGAAGGTGCTGCGCGACCGCTTCAGCGACGTCGAGGCGCTGTCGGGCTGGGATCGGGACGATGTGCTGCGCGGCGACGACCGCGGCAACGACCCGGATGCCGGCGAGGAGGAACAGCTCAACGCCAACAACGCCCTCAGCCAGGCCGGGGTTGACCGTATCAATGGTCTGCGCGAGATGCTCGGCTCATTGCTCGAGGCGGCACCCGAGGAGGGCGACCTTGAGGCCGTCATCGCCTTCAATGCCGGCAATATCCTGCTCGGCGGCGGCGGTAGCGACGTGATCGAGGGGCGCGGGGGCGACGACTATATCGACGGCGCCCATTGGCTCAACGTGCGCATCAGCATCCGTGACGACGCCGGCAACGAGATTGGCACGGCCGATGGCATGACCAAGGTGATTACCGGCAAGAGCGGCATTCTTGCCAATACGGCGGACAGCCTGACGCTGGATCAGGCCATGTTCAGTCGCCTGCTCAATCCCGGCCAGTTGCATATCGTGCGTGAGATTCTCTATAGCAAGGACGAGAACGACATCGACACCGCGGTGTACTTCGGCCTGGCCGATGAGTACGACATCTTCGAGAACTTCGATGGTACCTGGACCGTCAGCCATACCCGCTTTGCCGGTGGCGGCGGCACCGTGACCACCTTCGACCCGCTCGATCCGGACGGGCTCAATACCACGCGCAAGATCGTCTCCGACGGCACCGATACCCTGCGTAATATCGACCGCGTGCAGTTTGCCGACCAGGTGGTCTGGTTGATCGACCGCCCGGCCGAAGGCACGGTGTTGATCAGCAATATGGCGCCGGCCGAGGACGACATGTTGCTGGCTGCCGCCACCGTCAGCGATCCCAACGGCACCGAATTCGCTGTGCTCAGCTACGCCTGGCAGGCGCTGGTGGCCGGCGAGTGGGTGCAGGTCGGCACGGGGCAGAGTTTCACCCCCGGCGATGCCGAGGTCGGGCTGGCGCTGCGCGTGGTGGTCAGCTTCAACGATGACATGGGCAACCCGGAGAGCCTGGTGTCCGCGGTCACCGCGCCGGTGCTCAACGTCAACGACGCGCCCACCGGGCTGCCGCAACTCAACAATGCTTCGCCCAGTGTCGGCCAGGTGCTGATCGCCTCCACGGCGATGATCGCCGATGCCGACGGCTTGGTCGGTGTGACCTTCGCCTACCAGTGGCAGGTCGGCAGTGGCAATAGCTTCAGCAATATCGTCGGTGCCACTGCGCAGTCCTTTACCCTGACGGCGGCTCAGGCCGGCCAGCAGGTGCGGGTGCAGGTCAGCTATACCGACAACCGTGGCACCTTCGAGGTGCTGACATCGGCGGCGACGGCCGTGATCGCCAGTGCGGTGATCATGGGCACCAACGCGGCCAATACGCTCAACGGTACGGCGCTGGACGACCATATCCTCGGCCTGGGCGGCAACGACGTGCTCAACGGTCTGGCTGGTAACGACATCCTCGACGGTGGCGCGGGCAACGACACCCTGGATGGCGGCCTCGGTGCCGATGTCATGCTCGGTGGTCTGGGCAACGACATCTATATCGTCGATAACGTGGGCGACCAAGTGATAGAGGCGGCAGGTGGCGGCACCGATACCGTGCGCACCACCCTGCAGGAATACGGCCTGGGCGCTAACGTCGAGCACCTGACCTTTATCGGCACGGGCAACTTCACCGGCTATGGTAACGAGCTGGCCAACACCATCACCGGCGGCGCGGGCAACGACGTGCTCGATGGCGGCGCCGGAGCCGACCGCCTGGTCGGTGGGGCGGGCAACGACAGCTACTATGTCGACAACCCCGGCGATGTGGTGGTCGAAGCTGCCGGCGCTGGGGTCGATACCGTCTACTCCACCAGTGCCAGCTTTACCCTGGGCGCCAATGTGGAGAACTACGTGCATCTCGGTGCCGGTGCAGCCAATGCCTCGGGCAATGGCCTGGCCAACCAGATGACCGGTGGGGCGGCCGCTGACACCCTGCGCGGCCTGGGCGGCGATGATGTGCTCAGCGGCTTGGGCGGCAACGATACCCTCTACGGCGGAGCCGGTGCCGACAGTCTGTTGGGAGGCGAGGGGGCCGATACCCTGTTCGGCGAGGGTGGCAACGACATCCTCGACGGCGGCGACGGTGACGACATCCTCGATGGTGGTGCGGGTAACGACACCATGATCGGTGGTGCCGGCAACGACACTCTGTATGTCAGTCAGGGCAACGACATCCTCGTGTTCGGCCCCAACTTCGGCAACGACATCATCATCGGTTTCGACGCCAACCCGGCTGGAGGGCAGGACCTGCTCAACATCGCGGCGTTCAATCTGACGGCGGCGACTTTCGCCAGTCGGGTGAGCATCGCCGATGCGGGCAGCGATGTGCTGGTGACGGTGGGCGGTGCAGATGGCGGCAGCATCCGCCTGGTCGGTGTGACCGACCACACCAGCGTGACCATCGCCGACTTCCAGTTGGTATGA
- a CDS encoding DUF2167 domain-containing protein: MSIKDSILAAALAAVLPFTCVAYANPETEPENAAVDAEVIETEDAAQYISPEEFVASLEFKSGRVVLGNDLATLNLPDTLVFLDGENAQRLLVDGWGNPPDDVPPLGMILPAGVSPLADESWGVTVEYEDSGYVSDEDAGDIDYGDMLKDMQADMREANTWREENGYEAVQLVGWAAEPHYDAEGKKLYWAKELKFGDSDANTLNYNIRVLGRKGVLVLNFVANMDQLAEIEASVPAVLAATEFNPGQRYAEFDPDLDTVAAYGLGALVAGKVAAKTGLLALLLVLLKKFWFIPVVLGGWLFKRIGMRKKQAPADAVSAPVAPVAEAKPQEPAQTVMDLNKPDDADKR; the protein is encoded by the coding sequence ATGTCGATCAAGGATTCGATCCTGGCAGCCGCGCTGGCTGCTGTCCTGCCATTCACCTGTGTTGCATACGCCAATCCCGAGACCGAGCCAGAAAACGCTGCGGTCGACGCCGAGGTCATCGAGACCGAAGATGCGGCGCAATACATCAGTCCTGAAGAATTCGTCGCCAGCCTGGAGTTCAAGAGCGGCCGCGTCGTCCTGGGCAACGATCTGGCGACCCTCAACCTGCCCGATACCCTGGTGTTTCTCGACGGTGAGAACGCTCAGCGTCTGTTGGTCGATGGCTGGGGCAATCCGCCAGATGACGTTCCGCCGCTGGGCATGATCCTGCCGGCTGGCGTGTCGCCGCTGGCCGATGAATCCTGGGGTGTGACCGTCGAATACGAAGACAGCGGCTACGTTTCCGATGAGGACGCCGGCGATATCGACTACGGCGACATGCTCAAGGACATGCAGGCCGACATGCGCGAGGCCAACACCTGGCGTGAAGAGAACGGCTACGAGGCCGTGCAACTGGTCGGCTGGGCCGCCGAGCCGCACTACGATGCCGAAGGCAAGAAGCTGTACTGGGCCAAGGAACTGAAGTTCGGCGATAGCGACGCCAATACCCTGAATTACAACATTCGCGTGCTCGGCCGTAAGGGCGTGCTGGTGCTGAACTTCGTCGCCAATATGGATCAACTGGCAGAAATCGAGGCCAGCGTGCCGGCCGTGCTGGCTGCAACCGAGTTCAACCCGGGCCAGCGCTATGCCGAGTTCGACCCGGATCTGGATACCGTAGCCGCATACGGCCTGGGCGCGCTGGTCGCCGGTAAGGTGGCGGCCAAGACCGGTTTGCTGGCGCTGCTGCTGGTACTGCTGAAGAAGTTCTGGTTCATCCCGGTGGTGCTGGGCGGCTGGCTGTTCAAGCGCATTGGCATGCGCAAGAAGCAAGCTCCGGCCGACGCGGTGAGTGCACCTGTCGCACCGGTTGCCGAGGCCAAACCGCAAGAGCCAGCGCAAACGGTGATGGATCTGAACAAACCGGACGATGCGGACAAACGCTGA
- a CDS encoding VWA domain-containing protein translates to MLLNLFNEMRAAKVPVSVRELLDLINALKHNVVFADMDEFYYLARAILVKDERHFDKFDRAFGAYFKGLENLNQHIEAMIPEEWLRKEFERLLTDEEKAQIQSLGGLDKLIEEFKKRLEEQKEKHAGGNKWIGTGGTSPFGSGGYNPEGIRVGDAGKRQGKAAKVWDQREYKNLDDQVELGTRNIKVALRRLRKFARQGAAEELDLDGTIDHTAKDGGLLNIQMRPERRNTVKLLLLLDIGGSMDAHVKVCEELFSACKTEFKHLEYFYFHNFIYESVWKNNMRRTSERTSTMDLLHKYGADYKVVFVGDAAMAPYEITQAGGSVEHWNEEAGYVWMKRFTEKFKKIIWINPYPKDTWNYTASTGLVRELMEDRMYPLTLQGLEDGMKYLSK, encoded by the coding sequence ATGCTGCTCAACCTGTTCAACGAAATGCGCGCGGCCAAGGTGCCGGTGTCGGTGCGCGAGCTGCTCGACCTGATCAACGCGCTCAAGCACAACGTCGTGTTCGCCGACATGGACGAGTTCTATTACCTGGCGCGGGCGATCCTGGTGAAGGATGAACGTCACTTCGACAAGTTCGACCGTGCCTTCGGCGCCTACTTCAAGGGTCTGGAAAACCTCAACCAGCACATCGAGGCGATGATCCCCGAGGAATGGCTGCGCAAGGAATTCGAGCGCCTGCTCACCGACGAGGAAAAGGCGCAGATCCAAAGCCTCGGCGGCCTGGACAAGCTGATCGAAGAGTTCAAGAAGCGCCTCGAGGAGCAGAAGGAAAAGCACGCCGGCGGCAACAAGTGGATCGGCACCGGTGGCACCAGCCCGTTCGGCTCCGGCGGCTACAACCCGGAAGGCATTCGCGTCGGCGATGCCGGCAAGCGCCAGGGCAAGGCCGCCAAGGTGTGGGACCAGCGCGAGTACAAGAACCTCGACGATCAGGTCGAGCTGGGCACGCGCAACATCAAGGTGGCGTTGCGCCGCCTGCGCAAGTTCGCCCGCCAGGGCGCAGCCGAAGAGCTCGATCTGGACGGCACCATCGACCACACCGCCAAGGACGGCGGCCTGCTCAATATCCAGATGCGCCCGGAGCGGCGCAATACGGTCAAGCTCCTGTTGCTGCTGGATATCGGCGGCTCGATGGACGCCCACGTCAAGGTCTGCGAGGAGCTGTTCAGCGCCTGCAAGACCGAGTTCAAGCACCTGGAATACTTCTACTTCCACAATTTCATCTACGAGAGCGTGTGGAAGAACAACATGCGCCGCACCAGCGAGCGCACCTCGACGATGGACCTGCTGCACAAGTACGGCGCCGACTACAAGGTGGTGTTCGTCGGCGACGCGGCCATGGCGCCCTACGAAATCACCCAGGCCGGCGGCAGCGTCGAGCACTGGAACGAGGAAGCCGGCTACGTCTGGATGAAGCGCTTCACCGAGAAATTCAAGAAGATCATCTGGATCAACCCCTACCCCAAGGACACCTGGAACTACACCGCCTCCACCGGCCTGGTACGCGAGCTGATGGAAGATCGCATGTACCCGCTGACCCTGCAGGGCCTGGAAGATGGCATGAAGTACCTGTCCAAATAA